Proteins from one Cetobacterium sp. ZOR0034 genomic window:
- a CDS encoding flavin reductase family protein, whose protein sequence is MWKNAGPIVALYPTPTVVVGMIDEDEKINWINVAHVGLIGLDSIMLSINKLHFSNEIIKDKYAVSVNIVTEEMLEATDFVGIVSGRKVDKSNVFEYTMGIRNVPMINLSPIVMECELTDNFETKEHNQYIFKVRHTHIKPEVLNENGNINYDLLKPILFEMPTKSYYKLGDKVGDCWKMGENFYK, encoded by the coding sequence ATGTGGAAAAATGCTGGACCAATTGTTGCTTTATATCCTACTCCCACTGTAGTTGTAGGAATGATTGATGAAGATGAGAAAATTAATTGGATTAATGTTGCTCATGTTGGACTTATTGGATTAGATTCGATTATGCTAAGTATCAATAAGCTTCATTTTAGCAATGAAATTATTAAGGATAAATATGCTGTTTCTGTGAATATAGTTACAGAAGAGATGCTAGAAGCTACAGATTTTGTTGGGATAGTTAGTGGTAGAAAAGTTGATAAATCAAATGTTTTTGAATATACTATGGGAATACGAAATGTTCCTATGATCAATCTTTCTCCTATTGTTATGGAGTGTGAACTAACTGATAATTTTGAAACTAAGGAGCACAATCAATATATCTTTAAAGTTAGACATACGCATATAAAACCTGAAGTCTTAAATGAAAATGGAAACATTAACTACGATCTTCTAAAACCTATACTTTTTGAAATGCCTACTAAGTCATACTACAAACTTGGTGATAAAGTCGGAGATTGCTGGAAAATGGGTGAAAACTTCTATAAATAA